In one window of Epinephelus fuscoguttatus linkage group LG20, E.fuscoguttatus.final_Chr_v1 DNA:
- the LOC125880327 gene encoding leucine-rich repeat-containing protein 18-like isoform X1, with translation MCLNQNIACPVSPCSRMAKGKKTKQGRSKTITLKVVQNCLELTLDGKHRLNLSFKEVAVVPKCIQKLCNVDELDLSRNLIRKVPDFIESFISIQVLDLHSNCLDQLPETIGRLQNLLVLNLCNNHLTSLPRELRLLKKLHTLNLGLNQLETLPPSIGALKELRHLGLSDNRLTRVPGCLSRLKKLEWVNLDRNPIRTEEALGHESLVLTERLYLVKDSFLCEDCLKRCRTERKKVEKGNQDWEYPI, from the exons ATGTGTTTAAATCAAAACATTGCTTGTCCTGTGTCTCCCTGCAGCAGGATGGCCAAAGGAAAGAAAACCAAACAGGGTAGAAGTAAAACCATCACCCTGAAAGTTGTTCAGAACTGCCTGGAGCTGACGCTGGATGGTAAACATCGTCTGAATCTCAGTTTTAAGGAGGTTGCCGTGGTGCCGAAGTGCATCCAGAAGCTGTGTAATGTGGATGAACTGGACCTGAGCAGGAACCTGATCAGAAAGGTCCCCGACTTTATTGAAAGTTTCATCAGCATCCAGGTTTTGGATCTGCACAGCAACTGT CTGGACCAGCTCCCTGAGACTATCGGCCGTCTCCAGAACCTGCTGGTTTTGAATCTGTGTAACAACCATCTGACAAGCCTCCCCAGAGAACTCCGCCTGCTGAAGAAACTCCACACCCTCAACCTGGGTCTCAACCAGCTGGAGACTCTTCCCCCCTCCATCGGCGCTCTGAAGGAGCTCCGTCACCTCGGCCTCTCTGACAACCGATTAACCCGTGTCCCTGGCTGCCTTTCGAGGCTGAAAAAGCTGGAGTGGGTCAACCTGGACAGGAACCCCATCCGCACTGAGGAGGCACTGGGCCACGAGTCACTTGTGCTAACAGAAAGACTTTACCTAGTCAAGGACAGCTTCCTGTGTGAGGACTGCCTGAAGAGGTGCCGAACTGAGAGGAAGAAGGTGGAGAAAGGAAACCAAGATTGGGAGTACCCAATTTGA
- the LOC125880327 gene encoding leucine-rich repeat-containing protein 18-like isoform X2, with product MAKGKKTKQGRSKTITLKVVQNCLELTLDGKHRLNLSFKEVAVVPKCIQKLCNVDELDLSRNLIRKVPDFIESFISIQVLDLHSNCLDQLPETIGRLQNLLVLNLCNNHLTSLPRELRLLKKLHTLNLGLNQLETLPPSIGALKELRHLGLSDNRLTRVPGCLSRLKKLEWVNLDRNPIRTEEALGHESLVLTERLYLVKDSFLCEDCLKRCRTERKKVEKGNQDWEYPI from the exons ATGGCCAAAGGAAAGAAAACCAAACAGGGTAGAAGTAAAACCATCACCCTGAAAGTTGTTCAGAACTGCCTGGAGCTGACGCTGGATGGTAAACATCGTCTGAATCTCAGTTTTAAGGAGGTTGCCGTGGTGCCGAAGTGCATCCAGAAGCTGTGTAATGTGGATGAACTGGACCTGAGCAGGAACCTGATCAGAAAGGTCCCCGACTTTATTGAAAGTTTCATCAGCATCCAGGTTTTGGATCTGCACAGCAACTGT CTGGACCAGCTCCCTGAGACTATCGGCCGTCTCCAGAACCTGCTGGTTTTGAATCTGTGTAACAACCATCTGACAAGCCTCCCCAGAGAACTCCGCCTGCTGAAGAAACTCCACACCCTCAACCTGGGTCTCAACCAGCTGGAGACTCTTCCCCCCTCCATCGGCGCTCTGAAGGAGCTCCGTCACCTCGGCCTCTCTGACAACCGATTAACCCGTGTCCCTGGCTGCCTTTCGAGGCTGAAAAAGCTGGAGTGGGTCAACCTGGACAGGAACCCCATCCGCACTGAGGAGGCACTGGGCCACGAGTCACTTGTGCTAACAGAAAGACTTTACCTAGTCAAGGACAGCTTCCTGTGTGAGGACTGCCTGAAGAGGTGCCGAACTGAGAGGAAGAAGGTGGAGAAAGGAAACCAAGATTGGGAGTACCCAATTTGA